CCGAGAAGGCCGCCCGCAAGGCCGCCGCTGCCGCGGCCACCGCCGGAACCGGCGGCGCGGCAGCCGGAGCCGGTGGCGCTGGTGCTCCGCAGGGCCCCGATTCCTTCCCCGGCGACATCGCCCCCACCTCCACCGGCGCGGATCAGGACGACTCGCAGAGCACGGGCTCGGGTGTGTCGCCGGTGGGTAACGCGGCCAAGTCCGGTCTGGAGAAGGCAGTGCAGCCCGCGCCGACCCACGTGAAGGACGACACCAGCGGTCATGTCGGCGGCAGCCCGGCAACGGGCAGTCCCGAACCGGCCTCCGGCTCGGGTGCTGGTTTCGGGGGTCGGTCGTTCTCGCCGCCGACGACGTCCGCGCCGCCGCAGGACGCCCCGCCGGCGACAAGCACCCACCCCAGCGCACAGGGAGCTCCACCGCTACCCCCGGCCGGTTTCTGACCCTCCCCACCACGCACCCCTCGGGGGCGGAACAGCCATCATGCGCCGTCCCGTCCCCGGGGGCCCCAGCCCGCGCACCCTGGACCCTCTTTGTCTGATCGCTCCGTCGCCCCCGCCCCGGTCGCGGTGAAGTTCCCGCACCGGTCCCGCCGCGGCATCCTCCTGGGCCTTTCCCTCGCCCAACTCCTCCTCGTATCTGGCGCGATGGCGCTGCTGCTCGCCACGGTCGTCACGACCGGGCTGACCGGCGTCATCGCCCTCACGCCCCTTTGGGCCGTTGTCGCCGCGCTGGTCGTCATCCGCCGCGGCGGCAGGTCCCTGATCGACTGGACCCCGATCGTCGCCCGCCACGCCCTTCGCCAACGCACCGGACAGACCCTGTGGCTCGCCCGGCCCCGCACCCGCCCCCGCCAGGACGGCCTCCTCCACCTGCCCGGCACCGCCGCCTCCCTCAAGGTCGTCACCCCCGGCGACTCCACGGGCGGTGCCGCCGCCGTCCACGACCCGCACCAGCAGACCCTGACCGCCGTCGCCCGCGTCACCAGCCGCGCGTTCGCCCTGTTGGACCCAGGCACGCAGAACCACAACGTCACCGCGTGGGGCCGGGCGCTCGCCGGTCTCGCCCGCACCGGGCACGTCGCCACCGTCCAGGTCCTGGAACGCACCGTGCCGGACTCCGGCGACACCCTCGCCCGCCACTGGGCCCAGCACGGCCGTCCCGAAGCACCGGTCGCCGGGCAGGTCTACTCCGAACTCGTCGCCTCCGCCGGGCCCGCCGCCGCCCCGCACGAGACCTACCTCGCCATCTCCCTCGACCTCAAGGCTGCCAAGCGGCTGGTCAGCCAGGCCGGTGGCGGGCTGCCCGGTGCCTTCACCGTCCTGGAGCAGACCACGGCCAGCGTCGCGCAGGCCGCCCGCAACGCCGGGCTGACGGTCAGCGGGTGGCTGAGCGCGCGGGAGATCGCCGCTGTGATCCGCACCGCCTACGACCCCCAGGCCCTCGGCGCGCTGCAGCAGTGGTCCGACACCGGCCGTGCCGAAGCCGACCCCGCCGCCGCCGGACCCGTCGTCCAGGTCGAGGAATACGACCGGCTCACCACCGACACCGCCCATCACACCACCTTCTGGGTGGAGAACTGGCCCCGCACCGAGACCGGTGCCGGGTTCCTGCACGGGATCATGTTCACCGCCGGCATCCGCCGCACCCTCTCCCTCACCTACATACCGCAAGGGCTGGAGTCCGCGCTGCGGGACGTGCAGCGCAAGAAGGCCGCGATCATCGCGGACGCCAACGAACGCTCCCGCCGCGGCCAAGTCGATTCCGAAGAGGACTCCGTCGAATACGCCGACGTGAAAACCCGTGAACGGCAGCTCATCGCCGGACACGCCGACGTCGCCCTGACCGGCCTGGTCACCGTCACCGCCGACACCGACGCCCTCCTCGACGCCGCGTGCGCGCAGATCGAGACCGCCGCCGTCACCGCCGGCGTCGACCTGCGCCGCCTCACCTACCAGCAGCCCGACGCGTTCACCCTCGGCGCGCTGCCGCTGGCCCGCACCACTCTCTGACCCGGCCGCCCTCTGCACCGATACGGCGGCAGGAAGGCCCCCGTCCCCCTTGACCTCTCCTCCCCCTACCAGTGACGCGCACCCCTACCTGCGCGCCGCCACCGCCGGCATCCGCCACCACACCCGCGCCCAGGACCGGTCAGCGCCGCCAACACCGGTGGACCGTCTCCACCTCGACGTACTCCACGCCCACCTCACCACGCTCCACCAACTCCTCGACCAGCTCGCCACGGCAGCGCGCCCCACCCGTCCCGGCGCCGGCCGGCACCTGGCCGCCGCACACACGCGGCTGTGGCAGGCCAGCGCCGAGGTCCACGCGGCCTTCCACCTGCTGCCGTCCGCGACCACAAGCTCCACCGCGTGCCGCCCCGAGCGGCTACCGGAAGGACCACCGGTCCTCACGATCTGCCAGCGCCACCTCGCCGCCGGTCACGCCGTCCGTCGCAGGACCACACCGAGCGACCTCAACACCCCGCCCCACCACCACACCACCAGCTACATCAAGTAGCCGTCACCGAAAGGCCCTGTATGCGCCAGTTCAAGCGTTCCGCCTCCACCGCCGTCGTCGTCGCCGCGCTCGCCGGCACCGCCGCCGTAGCGACCGCTACCCCCGCCGCAGCCGCCGGCTACACGTGCAGCACCAGCAGCAAGTCCATCGACGACGCGGCCTACACCGGCCCCTGGGCCGACAACTGGGATGTCACGGTCACCCTGTGCGCCAAGCGCTCCGGGTCCACCGTCTACTCGTACGCGAAGATCAGCTGGGACGGACCGGCCTACGGTCAGGTCGACGACAGCACCATCTTCGACGGCGCCTACTTCACCCTCCAGGTCAAGCGGTCCCAGTCGGGCACCGACCCGGTGATGAAGTCCGCCCACTCCTACGGCATCCAGAGCGCGCTGGAGAACAGCGACTCGAACGCCAACTACAACAACAGCTACACCACGCCCGTCCTGAGCTACCCGATCGGCTCCGCAAAGGGCCTGGGCGACGGTGAGCTCCTCCTCGACTGGAACAACGACGGCAAGGGCTACGAGAAGCACCTCTTCACCGCCTCCCCCGTGGTCTGACCCGCACCACGCCCGAGACCGCCGTCACCCGAAAGTCACCGCCGCCATGACTCACCGGCCCGCCCGCCGAGCCCGCCGCGCCTCCGCGAGCCCCCTGTTCACCCCGCACCGCGCCGACCGCGCCAGCCGCAAGGCCGCCCGCAGGCGGCTCGCGGAAGCCACCGCGAAAGCCCGTACCGAGGCGGCGTCCCGCCCCGCAGGCACCGAACGGGCCGAAGCGGAGATGCCCGCGCCGCTGTATCCGGCGGGCGGGCGGCCCGGGCATGGCTCAGCGCGCGGCAACCGGCTAAGGCTCCCCGCCCACCGCATGACCACCGCCGTCGCGGCCGGGGCGTATCCGTTCCTCGCCGAGGGCGGACTCGGCGCCGAGGGCGTCTACATCGGCCGCGACGTCCACGCCGAAGCATCGTTCGTGTTCGACCCGTTC
This DNA window, taken from Streptomyces sp. SCSIO 30461, encodes the following:
- a CDS encoding SCO6880 family protein yields the protein MSDRSVAPAPVAVKFPHRSRRGILLGLSLAQLLLVSGAMALLLATVVTTGLTGVIALTPLWAVVAALVVIRRGGRSLIDWTPIVARHALRQRTGQTLWLARPRTRPRQDGLLHLPGTAASLKVVTPGDSTGGAAAVHDPHQQTLTAVARVTSRAFALLDPGTQNHNVTAWGRALAGLARTGHVATVQVLERTVPDSGDTLARHWAQHGRPEAPVAGQVYSELVASAGPAAAPHETYLAISLDLKAAKRLVSQAGGGLPGAFTVLEQTTASVAQAARNAGLTVSGWLSAREIAAVIRTAYDPQALGALQQWSDTGRAEADPAAAGPVVQVEEYDRLTTDTAHHTTFWVENWPRTETGAGFLHGIMFTAGIRRTLSLTYIPQGLESALRDVQRKKAAIIADANERSRRGQVDSEEDSVEYADVKTRERQLIAGHADVALTGLVTVTADTDALLDAACAQIETAAVTAGVDLRRLTYQQPDAFTLGALPLARTTL
- a CDS encoding DUF6238 family protein — encoded protein: MTSPPPTSDAHPYLRAATAGIRHHTRAQDRSAPPTPVDRLHLDVLHAHLTTLHQLLDQLATAARPTRPGAGRHLAAAHTRLWQASAEVHAAFHLLPSATTSSTACRPERLPEGPPVLTICQRHLAAGHAVRRRTTPSDLNTPPHHHTTSYIK